The DNA region CGAGAGGCATAAATTAACTTGCTTTTTGCTGCTTAAGATAATCAAAAACGCTCTTATCACCAATATCAGCAGCGGGGGGCTGTGTAAACTTCCGCGCCGCAAAAATGACAAATAAAACACTCCAGGTAATAAAGCCAAACGTTGCAAGATTCATGGATAGAAGTTGGGTTAAATGGCCGAGCAACAGTAGCGGCACTAAAGGCGTTAACAGCATCGTCTCCACTCGCCGAAAACAAAATCCTTCCTTAAAAAATATGCCTGTCAGTGCTGCGAAGGTAAAACCAATCCCCCAAATACTCACTGGATGTTCAACAACAAAACGAACAAGAGGTTGACCAGAAAAAAGACTCAAGGCGATCGCCACAGCACAGCCAATACCCCAGAAAACTTGGAGTAGTCGGTGAAGCGGCACAAGATAAATATGGAT from [Leptolyngbya] sp. PCC 7376 includes:
- a CDS encoding DUF2301 domain-containing membrane protein — its product is MDSAITPEIYQGYYGEFTITDDDRRDVLLYRGGLAIAALCFSAGTSLMFWRSEAVWAQHAVTIFYGLFCSALGVSLAKIHIYLVPLHRLLQVFWGIGCAVAIALSLFSGQPLVRFVVEHPVSIWGIGFTFAALTGIFFKEGFCFRRVETMLLTPLVPLLLLGHLTQLLSMNLATFGFITWSVLFVIFAARKFTQPPAADIGDKSVFDYLKQQKAS